CGATCATAGATGATGAAACTGTTGCACTCTTGAAAGAGCGTAAGGAACAAGGCATTATATTAAATGCTACACATGCCTATGAATCGCTTGAAAACTTTTTTGTCGCTTTAGGCGCTGAAAATATCGACAGTTTCGATGAGGAAGTTCTAGCTTCTCTCTCTATGGATAAGATAGTTCTTCAAAGCGGTTTTCCAAAACACGATTTTGACGACATATATACATCGGTCAAAAAATTTTCAAATGCACTTTTCCGTCCCGAAGAAAGTATCGTAGCACGTGCAACGAAACATACCCTGCAACTTACCGGATTTAAAAAGTAAAAATTCATAGCTCAAAGGAATACCATGCAAGTTAAAAACTATCCCAAAGTTGTACTCTTAAAAGGCAACGGTCCTATCACGGTCAACAGTGAAATGATGGAGCTTATAACCATTACCTTATCACATGGTCTCATCGGTTTACCTCTCAAATCTTTACGTGCAGAAAAAGTTTACATCGTAGAGGATATGAACAGGTTTTGGGAAGTCCACAAAGAGATCAAAGAGAAACCTTGCTGCTTTGTTTATAGCCATGAAAAATTGGATGATGAGGATTTAAATCTTATTAAATCAGATAGTATCGATTTTATATCATAAAATGAATGGACATGATCGTGTTTTAGTGTAGCAACCAATTCAAGGGGGGGGTGGTTGTTGAAAAGGGAGGAGTTAACATGAAACTTGTTTAATCATTTCTTGGTTGCTATGTTAGAAGTTTATATGACTTACACTAACCGTATGTAAACATCAATAAAATTAATAAGCTCAAGACAATTCCTTAGAGTCCAGAATGAAAGTTACCGGACCGTCATTATGTATCGTTACATCCATCATCGCACCAAATTCGCCTGATTGTGTTTTGATACCATAATCGGACATTTGGGTGATAAACTCTTCATAAAGATTTTTTGCGATTTCCGGACTTTCGCTTTCTTCAAAACTCGGTCTTCTTCCTTTTTTTAGATTTCCAGCCAGTGTGAACTGTGAGATGATCAAAGCTTCGCCTTCGATATCAAACAAAGATAAATTCATTTTGTTGTTTTCGTCTTTAAAAATGCGTAGATTTACTATCTTATTGACCAGTTTTTTTATATCATTAGCGGTATCTCCTTTTTTGACACCAAGAAGGATATTGAGCCCTTCTCCAATCTCACCGATCAATTTTCCCTCTACAGATACACTAGAACTGCTAACTCTTTGAATCACGCATAACATACTAACACCTTGCAAAATTATAAATACTTTTAAAAATATAGTCTGACTAAGCCTATAGTTACATTAAATCTATCTTCAAACATTATATTATGTTATACTCTAAACAAGATACTGTAGAGAGGAGATGAAAATGAGAGCTCTAATCATCAGTGCAGATCTTTTTGAAGATTCCGAACTTAATGTGCCTTTCCATGCACTTTTGAAAGCTGGTTTGGACATAGATATCGCTTCTTTTCAAAAGGGATGTATCACTGGCAAACATGGACTGCGCCTTGAGGCAACGGTCAGTCTGGATGATGTAAACCCCAAGCGCTATGCTATCCTGATCCTTCCCGGTGGCAAAGCACCTGCAGCACTGCGTAAGGACCCCAAAGCCTTAGAGATTGCCCGATACTTTTTTGCTCATGATAAACCTGTAGCAGCGATATGTCACGGACCACAGATACTCATCTCGGCAGGATTAATGGATGATATCGAGGCAACGGGATACAAAAGCATAAAAGATGAACTTCTTGAAGCCGGTGCGATCTACAAAGATGAAAGTGTAGTCATAGATAGAAACCTCATCACTTCACGAGACCCTTCAGACCTTGATGACTTTGTCGGGGCAATCAAAAAGTGTTTACGGAAGCTCTCTACATAAAGGGGTCATGTGAACTCTAAAAAGCAAAATAGTGCCTTTTCACACACAATAGTCAAAGAACGCTTCGCGCTTGAAACATCGTTTTGCAATGCGCTTTATGCGAAAAAAACACATTTTGGTTTTGGAGGATTTGGTGAGGCTACCTACTATCGTACCTACAGCCGTATGAAAGCAGATGGTTCTCAGGAGCATTGGGCAGATACGGTCATACGTGCGATCAATGGGGTAATGTCTATCCGTAAAAACCATTATGTCGTCAACAAACTTGCATGGGATGATAGCGCATGGCAGCCTTATGCCAAAAATCTTGCTTTAACCATGTTTGATATGAAATGGCTTCCGCCGGGTCGTGGTCTGTGGATCATGGGTACTGAGTATATCTATGAACGCGGGGCTGCTGCGCTCAACAACTGCGGTGCAGTGGATACAACAGATCTTTCTCTGGCTGCAGACTGGACGATGGATATGCTGATGTGTGGTGTGGGTGTCGGGTTTAACACTGCATGGAAGGGTGAAAATGTGGTTATGCCCGACAAAACAAAACCTTTATCCTATACTATTCCCGATAGCAGGGAGGGCTGGGTAAGCTCTGTACGCCTTCTTATAGAGAGTTATACCAAAGGAAAAGAGTGGTTTGTATTTGACTACTCCAAGATCCGTCCTGAGGGCTCCCCTATCCGTGGTTTTGGGGGTACGGCATCAGGACCGTCACCTCTCAAAGAACTGCATAAGCGTATGGAAAACACCATGGACAGCTTTTATCATGGGGCGATAGATAAGACACGATGTATCGTTGATATCATGAATGAGATCGGTGCTTGTGTAGTAGCAGGCAATGTACGCAGAAGTGCACAGATAGCTCTAGGGAGTATAGATGACAAAACATTTCTTGAACTCAAAGATTACACCAAGTACCCTGAGCGTGCACAGATCGGGTGGATGTCCAACAATACAGTAGTATTGGAGAAAACAGAGGATTTCAAACAATTACCGTTGATCGCAAAACATATACGTGACAATGGTGAGCCAGGCATCATGAACCTGATCAATGTGCAAAGATACGGCCGTTATGGTGAACACTCAGAAGATAAAGCATGGCTGACCAATCCCTGTTCCGAGATCCCGTTAGAGAGTTTTGAGCTCTGTAATCTTGCCGAGGTATTTCCGGCCCGCTGTAACAATGAAGAGGAGTTCTACGAAGCGTTGGAGTTTGCCACTTTTTATGCTTCAACCGTTGCCCTGCTTCCGACACACCGCTCCGAATCAAATGCGATCATTGTAAGAAACCGTCGAATCGGTGTCAGTCTTTCCGGTATAGCAGATATGCTTGATACACTGGGTGCAACAGAATTGACACGCAGATTGCGCAAAGGCTACAAACTTGTCGTATCTACAAACCAGGCACTGGCAGCCAAGGCAGGTATCCCTGATTCGATCAGGGTAACGACGGTTAAACCTTCAGGTACGATCAGTCAGCTAGTCGGAGTCAGTTCAGGTATGCATTTCCCTACCTTTCGATATGCGATTAGGCGGATGCGTGTTGGAACTACCTCCGTGATATCTAAAGTGCTCAAAGCAGCAGGTGTTCCTTATGAGGAGGATCTATATAGTAAAAATACCACTGTATTTGAATTTCCTATCTATCAGGGCAAGACAAGAAAAGCCTCCTCTGTATCTGCTTGGGAACAATTCTCTTTACTGGCTATGCTGCAACGTGAGTGGAGTGATAATATGGTCAGTTGTACGATCTACTTCGATCCCAAAGAGGAAGGAGAACAGATCGAACATATGCTTGCACAGTTTGCTCCCCTCATCAAATCTGTTTCCATGCTCCCTCATACAAAGATAGGTGCTTACAAACAGATGCCGTATGAAGGTATCACGAAAGAGGAGTATGAAAAACGTTTGTCCGAGCTTCAAAAGATCGATTGGAACAGTTTCAGCGGCAGTGACGGTGTAGAATTGAGATTTTGCACCGATGACATCTGTTATCTCTAATAAACTTCCACTCCTAGTATAAAATACTACTGCTTACCAGAATGGAATATGCATATTCTTCTATAAAAATAGAGTCTGAGATGAATAAAAAAGAGTGGACGCAAGAAGAGTATCTGATACATAAAAAGCACAATGAAGAAAACGGTATTCAAACGATCCTGGTAGATACGGTCAATGTACCTATAGACGGTATGGACACAGTACTCTATAACCCTTATGAACTTCAGTCTTATCCTGAAGGTACGGTCTTGGTCTTTTACTGTGATACGGGGAAAACGACTATGGAGAGACTCGAAGAGTATCAAAAACGATTCCCGGGTAAAGAGTGTATCTCACTTAGAGGAGGCAGAGGATACTGGCGGCGGGCATGCAGTATCTGAAGTACATTCCTCTACTCTATTGATCTCTAGGCTCAGCTCTAAAATGCCTTCTATTACAGATTTGTCAAATCCACACATTCTACGACCATCAACACTAATCAAAGGACGCCGTATCAATATAGGGTGGTGAAAGAGTAGATCCAGAGCCTCTTCTTCGGTATAACTGTTTGGATCTATCTCCCCGTTTTTTACTGCAGGTGCGTTGGGATTGAACCACTCCTTTACCGGCCTTTTTTCCAGATAGGTATAGAGTTCTTCATGGCTCATCTGATGATCAAGCAGACTACGGCCGATCACCATGCACCCTGCATTACGCAAACTGCTTTTCTGTTTATTATTCGTAATACATCCCGGTTTTTCGTAAAAGATAATCAGCTTCATCCCATCTCTACCAGGTCAAGTGCTTTATCTGTGAGACAATAGGTAGTCGCACCGTCATCATCAAGAGTCATACACTCAGCCAGACACCCTGCATCCCACAGTAGTGCTATCGCTTCATCTACGATCTTGCGTCTTAGCCCAAGGTAGGCTGAGATATCCTCTGCATCATAGACACTGTAGTTCTCTTCATCACTGAGATTATAGATTGCTTTCATTACACTGCGTATTACTTGAGTTTTGTCATGTGGATCCAACATCAGTTACTCCTTTAAAAGTTCTATCTTTTTTTCTAAAGCTATACGTTGAAGAGGATGCAGGGATACCGTCTCCAACCATTTGGTGTACTCTTCGACGTAATGG
This is a stretch of genomic DNA from Sulfurovum zhangzhouensis. It encodes these proteins:
- the dtd gene encoding D-aminoacyl-tRNA deacylase, encoding MLCVIQRVSSSSVSVEGKLIGEIGEGLNILLGVKKGDTANDIKKLVNKIVNLRIFKDENNKMNLSLFDIEGEALIISQFTLAGNLKKGRRPSFEESESPEIAKNLYEEFITQMSDYGIKTQSGEFGAMMDVTIHNDGPVTFILDSKELS
- a CDS encoding type 1 glutamine amidotransferase domain-containing protein, which codes for MRALIISADLFEDSELNVPFHALLKAGLDIDIASFQKGCITGKHGLRLEATVSLDDVNPKRYAILILPGGKAPAALRKDPKALEIARYFFAHDKPVAAICHGPQILISAGLMDDIEATGYKSIKDELLEAGAIYKDESVVIDRNLITSRDPSDLDDFVGAIKKCLRKLST
- a CDS encoding fused protease/ribonucleoside-triphosphate reductase; protein product: MNSKKQNSAFSHTIVKERFALETSFCNALYAKKTHFGFGGFGEATYYRTYSRMKADGSQEHWADTVIRAINGVMSIRKNHYVVNKLAWDDSAWQPYAKNLALTMFDMKWLPPGRGLWIMGTEYIYERGAAALNNCGAVDTTDLSLAADWTMDMLMCGVGVGFNTAWKGENVVMPDKTKPLSYTIPDSREGWVSSVRLLIESYTKGKEWFVFDYSKIRPEGSPIRGFGGTASGPSPLKELHKRMENTMDSFYHGAIDKTRCIVDIMNEIGACVVAGNVRRSAQIALGSIDDKTFLELKDYTKYPERAQIGWMSNNTVVLEKTEDFKQLPLIAKHIRDNGEPGIMNLINVQRYGRYGEHSEDKAWLTNPCSEIPLESFELCNLAEVFPARCNNEEEFYEALEFATFYASTVALLPTHRSESNAIIVRNRRIGVSLSGIADMLDTLGATELTRRLRKGYKLVVSTNQALAAKAGIPDSIRVTTVKPSGTISQLVGVSSGMHFPTFRYAIRRMRVGTTSVISKVLKAAGVPYEEDLYSKNTTVFEFPIYQGKTRKASSVSAWEQFSLLAMLQREWSDNMVSCTIYFDPKEEGEQIEHMLAQFAPLIKSVSMLPHTKIGAYKQMPYEGITKEEYEKRLSELQKIDWNSFSGSDGVELRFCTDDICYL
- a CDS encoding ArsC/Spx/MgsR family protein yields the protein MKLIIFYEKPGCITNNKQKSSLRNAGCMVIGRSLLDHQMSHEELYTYLEKRPVKEWFNPNAPAVKNGEIDPNSYTEEEALDLLFHHPILIRRPLISVDGRRMCGFDKSVIEGILELSLEINRVEECTSDTACPPPVSSASSK